The Deinococcus proteolyticus MRP DNA segment GTCTAAAATCAAGCAGAATCTCTTCTGGGCAGCCATTTACAACCTGCTTGCCATTCCAGTGGCCGCAGGTGCGCTGTATCCGAGCATGGGCCTCCTGTTGCGTCCTGAATGGGCTGCTCTGCTGATGAGCGCGAGTACCCTTATCGTCACCTTTAATGCGCTTCTTCTAAACACAACGCGACTCGACTCAACACATAGGCTCTCCCCTTCTTAAATACCCAAGTTGGTTGGGTAGTGGCTGCATCAACGTGACAAGTTGTATCGGTGGAAGGCCAGAGTCAGGCTGGCTTCGAGCATTTCGTCCGTCTTCGAGAAAGACAACGACTTACGAACAAGCCGACCCAGCCGCTGTCTCAGCGTGCAGTTCAATCGTTCGACATGATTCGTTTCTCCCTTCCGGGTTAGCCGCTTTACCCCCAAGAGCGGTTCATCGTAGGCTCGCCACAGATCGGTGCAAAACGTCCCTTTCAGTCGCTGCTCAAGGGACAATGGTAAGCGTTCCCAGAGCTTGAACGCTGTTTGCTCACTGCGGTCACCCAATACCCAGGCCAGCACCCTGCGGGTGCTGCGCTCCAGGGCAATCCAGATCCACCTCGTCTGTTTTTTCTTGGCAACGAAGGTCCACATTTCATCCAGCTCAATGACCACTTCTTCTGGAGGTGTCATGCAGACTGTACCAGTCTGCATCACTTCACGGGCCCCTTTTTTATCCACCGGATCACGGTGTTGCGGTGAACACCAAAGACGCGCTGTACTCCTCTCAGACTCATCCGCTCGTGGACAGCATCAAGAATTTGTTGCCGGGTCGCTTCACTGTGCGCTATAGGGCGGGCCTCCGGGTGGAAACGACGGCCACAACCCTTACATAAGTAGGTCTGGGTGCCATTTTTGGCCTTCCCATTTTTGACAGTGTGTGTGCTTTGACAGGCTGGGCACTCCGGCATCCTGTCAGTAGATCACGTTGGTACAGCCACTACCGTTGGTTGATGCCAGCCTAGGCTTTGACAACCGAATCGACTCATCTATTCTACTAAATAGATGAGTCGACTTATCTTTATTTCTGACTACGCAGTAGGCATAGAAGATAGGCTTTCCGACTGCTGGAGTATTTTACGGCAGCTGAATATATTTAATGCACTATGGAAATATTAAAATTAAGCTTGGTTTGCTGAGCGTTTTACTGATCTCTCATGTTTGCACATAACAGTCTGCCTCAGTACCTGACAGGTTGAAGGAAACGTTGTCTGGGTCGCAGAAAAATATGAAGTAAGGCTCAGTAGGTGACAACTTCACTTCCAGCCCCTCCTGGTGGGCAAAAAGGCTGGGTCAGCAGGTCTAGGACAGCCATGAACTGTTTGGGTTTCCACCGTAGAGCGTCTACGAGATGCTGAGCACCGTGCCGGACCAGGCTGACCTCTCTACGACCGTGCTTCAAAACGGGATGGGATGAGTCTGGCCGAGCCAGACTCCCAGACGCAAGCAGAACATCCAGGCCAGTGTCACCAGGCCAAAGAGCCGCTGTAGACGGCTCCTTTCCGTAATCCCAGTCCGCTCCAGGTCGAAGCCTCGCTTCTTGAAGCTGCTGAAGGTGCACTCGATTGACCAGCGCTGCTTGTACAGCTTCCAGGTCTTCCGAGCGCTGAAATCTGTGGCAATGATGACGAGGTCACCTGTGGATGACCTCGTCGCGACCACCCGCATGAGTTCGCCAAACACGAACACCTTTTCGTCGATTTCATGGAAATGCCCGTGCTGGACGTGCTTAAACCATTCCTTCCCATTCATGTCGTCCAGCATGTCGCTGTGCCGAATGCGGATCGCCCGCTTGATGCCTTGACGACGGAGAAAACGGAACCACTCCGCACCGATGAACTCACGGTCAGCCACCAGGCCTTGCCAGCGTTTCGCTGGCAAGACGCGGAGGAGCTTCAACACCAGCCACATACGGGCGTAGGTGTGGCTGTTCCCAGACTCATCAAGAGGAACCCAAATCAGGGGCAGGGTGAAGCCATGAACCACGGCTCCAAGCACCAGAAAATTGATGGGCGTTTCCCCATGCTCCCAATTGGTGCGGTCCAGACTCAGCAACACCTTCCCCGGTGGAACGATGGACGACGAGCAGAGCGATGAAAAAGT contains these protein-coding regions:
- a CDS encoding IS1 family transposase (programmed frameshift); its protein translation is MPECPACQSTHTVKNGKAKNGTQTYLCKGCGRRFHPEARPIAHSEATRQQILDAVHERMSLRGVQRVFGVHRNTVIRWNKKGAREVMQTGTVCMTPPEEVVIELDEMWTFVAKKKQTRWIWIALERSTRRVLAWVLGDRSEQTAFKLWERLPLSLEQRLKGTFCTDLWRAYDEPLLGVKRLTRKGETNHVERLNCTLRQRLGRLVRKSLSFSKTDEMLEASLTLAFHRYNLSR